From the genome of Ectobacillus sp. JY-23, one region includes:
- the guaA gene encoding glutamine-hydrolyzing GMP synthase yields the protein MSEIADINDGVIHLKKHDFIIVLDFGSQYNQLIARRIREFGVYSELHPHTITAEEIKKMNPKGIIFSGGPNSVYGDKAFHCDPAIFDLGLPVFGICYGMQLMTHHFGGTVERAEHREYGKAVIQVENESKLYNSLPNEQVVWMSHGDLVTKLPEGFVVDVTSESCPIAGMSDESRKFYGVQFHPEVRHSEYGNDLLKNFVFNVCGCTEGWNMENFIEVELEKIRETVGDKKVLCALSGGVDSSVVAVLIHKAIGDQLTCIFVDHGLLRKGEAESVMKTFSEGFNMNVIKVDAKERFLSKLAGVSDPEQKRKIIGNEFIYVFDDEATKLKGIEFLAQGTLYTDIIESGTLTAQTIKSHHNVGGLPEDMQFKLIEPLNTLFKDEVRALGTELGIPDEIVWRQPFPGPGLGIRVLGEVTEEKLEIVRESDAILREEIKKAGLDREIWQYFTALPDMRSVGVMGDERTYDYTVGIRAVTSIDGMTADWARIPWDVLEKISVRIVNEVKHVNRIVYDVTSKPPATIEWE from the coding sequence ATGAGTGAGATTGCAGACATTAATGACGGGGTGATTCATTTGAAAAAGCATGATTTTATTATTGTTTTAGATTTTGGAAGTCAATATAACCAACTGATTGCACGTCGTATTCGTGAGTTTGGTGTATATAGCGAATTACACCCGCATACAATTACTGCGGAAGAAATTAAGAAAATGAACCCAAAGGGCATCATCTTCTCCGGCGGTCCAAACAGTGTGTATGGTGACAAAGCGTTCCACTGTGACCCAGCTATCTTTGATCTAGGCTTGCCAGTGTTCGGTATTTGCTATGGCATGCAGCTGATGACGCATCATTTTGGCGGCACAGTAGAACGTGCAGAACACCGTGAGTACGGAAAAGCGGTTATTCAAGTAGAAAACGAATCTAAGCTATACAACAGCTTACCAAATGAGCAAGTAGTATGGATGAGCCACGGCGACTTGGTTACAAAGCTACCAGAAGGCTTTGTTGTAGATGTGACAAGTGAATCTTGCCCAATCGCAGGGATGAGCGACGAGTCTCGTAAGTTCTACGGCGTTCAATTCCATCCAGAGGTACGTCACTCTGAATACGGTAACGATTTGTTGAAAAACTTCGTGTTTAACGTATGTGGCTGTACAGAAGGCTGGAACATGGAAAACTTTATTGAAGTAGAGCTTGAAAAGATCCGTGAAACAGTTGGCGATAAAAAAGTACTGTGCGCGCTAAGCGGCGGTGTGGATTCTTCCGTGGTTGCCGTTTTAATTCACAAAGCAATCGGCGATCAGCTTACTTGTATCTTTGTAGACCATGGTTTGCTTAGAAAAGGCGAAGCAGAAAGCGTAATGAAAACATTCAGCGAAGGATTCAACATGAACGTTATTAAAGTGGATGCGAAAGAACGCTTCTTAAGCAAGCTGGCAGGCGTGAGTGATCCAGAGCAAAAACGTAAAATTATTGGTAATGAATTCATTTATGTATTTGATGATGAAGCAACAAAGCTTAAGGGCATTGAGTTCTTAGCGCAAGGAACACTGTATACAGATATTATTGAGAGCGGAACGTTAACGGCGCAAACTATCAAATCGCACCATAACGTAGGCGGTTTGCCGGAAGATATGCAGTTCAAGCTAATTGAGCCGTTGAATACACTGTTTAAAGATGAAGTACGTGCTTTGGGTACGGAGCTTGGTATTCCAGATGAAATCGTATGGCGTCAGCCGTTCCCAGGTCCTGGTTTAGGGATTCGCGTGCTCGGAGAAGTGACAGAAGAAAAACTTGAGATTGTTCGGGAATCAGATGCAATCCTTCGCGAAGAAATTAAAAAAGCAGGATTGGATCGTGAAATTTGGCAATACTTCACAGCCCTTCCTGACATGAGAAGTGTCGGCGTTATGGGAGATGAGCGTACGTACGATTACACAGTAGGAATTCGTGCAGTTACTTCTATCGATGGTATGACGGCGGACTGGGCCCGCATTCCATGGGATGTATTAGAGAAGATCTCCGTTCGTATCGTAAACGAAGTAAAGCATGTTAACCGTATTGTGTATGATGTAACAAGTAAGCCACCAGCAACAATTGAGTGGGAATAA
- a CDS encoding NCS2 family permease → MKRYFQFDELGTSYRKEFIAGLTTFLSMAYILFVNPATLSLSTVPDLPKGVGMDQGAVFVATALAAAIGSLIMGIFARYPIALAPGMGINAFFSYTVILTMGIPWQTAIAGTLVSGILFIILTATGLREKVINAIPIELKHAVAAGIGLFIAFIGFQNAGIIVNNDAVLVGLGDLTKGTTLLAIFGVVITVILMTRGLNGAVFFGMVVTAIVGMLTGLIKTPDAVVGAVPSIAPTFGAALTHIGDIFTLKMLVVILTFFFIDFFDTAGTLVAVANQAGLMKDNKLPRAGKAMFADAAATTVGAVLGTSTTTAYIESSAGVAAGGRSGFTAVVAAGFFLLALFFSPLLAVVTPAVTAPALIIVGILMVSSLGEIDWKKFEVAVPAFFTVIAMPLTYSIATGIAVGFIFYPITMVMKGRGREIHPIMYGMAVIFVLYFIFLKE, encoded by the coding sequence ATGAAGCGTTATTTTCAGTTTGATGAACTCGGTACATCGTATCGTAAAGAGTTTATTGCAGGTTTAACAACATTTTTATCTATGGCTTATATTTTATTTGTAAACCCGGCTACGCTATCTTTAAGCACGGTTCCTGACCTGCCAAAAGGAGTAGGGATGGATCAAGGAGCTGTATTTGTAGCGACAGCTTTAGCTGCGGCAATCGGTTCTCTTATTATGGGTATTTTTGCAAGGTATCCAATCGCTTTGGCGCCGGGAATGGGAATTAATGCATTCTTCTCTTATACAGTTATTTTAACAATGGGTATTCCTTGGCAAACAGCAATTGCGGGTACTTTGGTTTCTGGTATTTTGTTTATTATTTTAACGGCTACAGGACTTCGTGAAAAAGTAATTAACGCCATTCCTATAGAATTAAAGCATGCCGTAGCAGCAGGTATTGGTTTATTCATCGCTTTTATCGGCTTTCAAAACGCAGGCATTATTGTTAATAACGATGCAGTATTAGTTGGTTTAGGTGATTTAACAAAAGGTACGACACTATTAGCGATTTTCGGTGTGGTAATTACGGTTATTCTTATGACACGTGGTTTAAATGGGGCGGTATTCTTCGGAATGGTCGTAACGGCAATTGTTGGTATGTTAACGGGCTTAATTAAAACACCAGATGCAGTGGTTGGCGCTGTGCCAAGTATTGCACCAACATTTGGTGCGGCGTTAACGCACATTGGAGATATCTTTACATTAAAGATGTTGGTTGTTATTTTAACGTTCTTCTTTATTGATTTCTTTGATACAGCAGGTACGCTTGTCGCGGTTGCAAATCAAGCGGGTTTAATGAAAGACAACAAACTGCCTCGTGCAGGAAAAGCGATGTTCGCAGATGCGGCTGCTACTACGGTAGGAGCGGTGCTAGGAACATCTACAACGACTGCTTACATCGAGTCTTCAGCTGGTGTAGCTGCAGGAGGTCGTTCAGGTTTCACAGCAGTAGTGGCAGCAGGTTTCTTCCTATTAGCATTGTTCTTCTCACCGCTTTTGGCAGTTGTAACACCGGCTGTTACAGCACCAGCACTAATCATTGTAGGTATTCTCATGGTTTCTTCTTTAGGTGAAATTGATTGGAAGAAATTTGAGGTAGCTGTTCCGGCATTCTTCACTGTTATTGCGATGCCGCTAACATACAGCATTGCGACAGGAATTGCAGTTGGTTTCATTTTCTACCCGATTACAATGGTAATGAAGGGTCGCGGTCGCGAAATTCATCCAATTATGTATGGCATGGCAGTTATCTTTGTATTGTATTTCATCTTCTTAAAAGAATAA
- a CDS encoding C39 family peptidase has product MKSILYACFIFWGFSFSSVASAEHTQTGATTLATAQPSILLQAPLISQMPELPRGCEVTSLAMLLQYKGISVTKMQLAQEIRKDPTPYRKQGTSIYFGHPNHGFVGSMYSFKQPGFGVFHRPVYDLANRYLSGQALNLTGSSFEVIKEHLSQQKPIWVINTSTFAPVPQRFWQTWQTPQGTVSITYKEHSVLVTGYDEKYIYFNDPLANIKNRKVLASSFIAGWEQYGRQAITYK; this is encoded by the coding sequence ATGAAGTCTATTCTGTATGCATGTTTTATTTTTTGGGGATTTTCGTTTTCATCGGTCGCTTCTGCCGAGCACACACAAACAGGAGCAACCACGTTAGCTACTGCACAGCCTTCTATTCTCTTGCAGGCGCCCTTAATTTCCCAAATGCCTGAATTACCGCGTGGCTGTGAGGTAACCAGCTTAGCCATGCTTTTACAATACAAAGGCATTTCTGTTACAAAAATGCAGCTTGCACAAGAAATCAGAAAAGACCCTACACCGTACCGAAAACAAGGCACTAGTATCTATTTCGGTCACCCTAATCATGGGTTTGTCGGGAGTATGTATTCATTTAAACAACCGGGCTTTGGTGTTTTCCATAGACCAGTCTATGATTTAGCCAACCGTTATTTATCTGGACAAGCCTTAAATCTTACAGGTTCCTCATTTGAGGTAATTAAAGAACACCTATCCCAACAAAAGCCGATATGGGTTATCAATACGAGCACCTTTGCTCCCGTACCACAACGTTTTTGGCAAACATGGCAAACGCCCCAAGGCACTGTTTCCATTACGTATAAAGAGCACAGCGTTTTGGTAACAGGTTACGATGAGAAATACATTTACTTTAACGACCCTCTTGCCAATATAAAAAATCGAAAAGTACTTGCTTCTTCCTTTATTGCTGGATGGGAGCAGTACGGCAGACAGGCTATCACATACAAATAA
- the nadE gene encoding ammonia-dependent NAD(+) synthetase — MTLQQQIMKELNVSPTIEPEQEIRKRIDFLKSYLLKSGAKGFVLGISGGQDSTLAGRLAQLAVEELRAEGKEAKFVAVRLPYGVQQDEADAQASLAFIQADEQFAFNIKTTVDAFAMQYEQDASEALTDFNKGNVKARVRMITQYAIGGQNGLLVIGTDHAAEAVTGFFTKYGDGGADLLPLSGLTKRQGRDLLKALGADERLYLKTPTADLLDNKPQQADETELGITYDELDDYLEGKEVSAAVAEAVEKRYKMTEHKRQLPATLFDAWWK; from the coding sequence ATGACATTACAACAACAAATTATGAAAGAGCTTAATGTCTCCCCAACTATTGAGCCAGAACAAGAAATACGTAAGCGTATAGATTTCCTAAAAAGCTATTTATTAAAATCAGGAGCTAAGGGCTTCGTTTTAGGAATTAGCGGTGGACAAGACTCCACACTTGCGGGTAGATTGGCGCAATTAGCTGTAGAAGAACTACGAGCAGAAGGAAAAGAAGCTAAGTTTGTAGCTGTACGTCTGCCTTACGGTGTGCAGCAAGACGAGGCAGATGCACAAGCTTCCTTAGCGTTTATTCAAGCGGACGAGCAGTTTGCTTTCAATATTAAAACAACAGTCGATGCATTTGCGATGCAATATGAGCAAGATGCAAGCGAAGCGCTGACAGATTTTAATAAAGGAAATGTAAAGGCTCGTGTACGTATGATTACACAATATGCAATTGGCGGACAAAACGGCCTGCTTGTAATCGGAACAGATCATGCAGCTGAGGCTGTTACAGGCTTCTTTACAAAATACGGTGATGGCGGCGCGGATCTATTGCCACTTTCTGGTTTAACCAAACGACAAGGTCGCGATTTGCTAAAAGCGTTGGGTGCGGATGAAAGGTTATACTTAAAAACACCTACTGCAGATTTGTTGGACAATAAACCGCAGCAAGCAGATGAAACAGAGTTAGGGATTACATACGATGAGTTAGATGATTATTTAGAAGGTAAAGAAGTGTCTGCGGCGGTCGCAGAAGCTGTTGAAAAGCGATATAAAATGACAGAGCATAAACGCCAGCTGCCCGCAACTTTGTTTGATGCTTGGTGGAAGTAA
- a CDS encoding HD-GYP domain-containing protein — translation MPWWKHVFNIAMYSIMIISFHYTYHYFNQNNELFTIKGLSSYLLAMLTYFSVNALLVAFYFVLMRKETFSSFTKIIVKEGVPGYIGTLLLSLVLIILITSKSMFGLILFMCIATLLSIAFKQNFDTYQRAYNKANTDYLTGLNNHGFFKDQLEEYIKAINNSKQTLCVALLDIDNFKKYNDLYGHMKGDELLKFFGSLLQSECSKQNYFVARYGGEEFSILMPNTFKEDAYLYMERLRKKVNDTYFDGVEYLPYKCLSFSAGIAEYTIDTYDSQELLSKADQAMYYAKAQGRNLIHVFDEQSSYFASQSVTLEKELYEIEQQLNIFLSKDVYTYRHSKRVFKYAVDFSNKLQLNETERKTLILGALIHDIGKLEIPRDIINKTSKLDSHEWEIMKKHVTWGKEIISTNKKLIDLIPLVELHHERFDGKGYPYGLQGDAIPKLARILCIIDSFDAMTTERPYQATKTFAEAIVELRACADKQFDGRYVEPFIEMIEEKYMSLQDNDCIGTVVH, via the coding sequence ATGCCTTGGTGGAAGCATGTATTTAATATAGCTATGTATAGTATCATGATTATTAGCTTCCATTACACATACCATTACTTTAATCAAAATAATGAACTTTTTACAATAAAAGGTTTGTCTTCTTATCTTTTAGCAATGCTGACTTATTTCTCTGTTAATGCCCTTTTGGTAGCATTTTATTTTGTTCTTATGAGAAAAGAAACCTTCTCTAGCTTTACCAAAATTATAGTAAAAGAAGGAGTTCCTGGCTACATAGGAACATTACTATTATCACTTGTACTTATTATATTAATTACATCTAAGTCTATGTTCGGACTAATTTTATTCATGTGTATAGCGACTCTTCTGTCCATAGCATTTAAACAAAACTTTGATACCTATCAACGAGCATATAACAAAGCAAATACAGATTATTTAACCGGCTTAAATAATCATGGCTTTTTTAAAGATCAACTTGAAGAATACATAAAGGCTATAAACAACTCTAAGCAAACATTATGTGTAGCTCTGTTAGATATTGATAACTTCAAAAAATATAATGACTTATATGGCCATATGAAAGGTGATGAACTTTTAAAGTTCTTTGGCTCACTATTACAAAGTGAGTGCTCCAAACAAAATTATTTTGTAGCTCGCTATGGAGGAGAAGAGTTTTCTATTTTAATGCCTAATACCTTTAAAGAAGACGCTTACTTGTATATGGAACGCCTACGAAAAAAAGTAAACGATACTTACTTTGATGGTGTTGAATACCTTCCTTATAAATGCTTGTCTTTCTCAGCAGGGATCGCTGAATATACAATTGATACATATGACTCACAGGAATTATTAAGTAAGGCCGATCAGGCGATGTATTATGCAAAAGCACAAGGACGGAATTTAATTCACGTCTTTGACGAACAGTCCTCTTACTTTGCATCGCAATCTGTTACTCTCGAAAAAGAATTATATGAAATTGAACAACAGCTCAACATCTTTCTTTCAAAAGATGTGTATACATATCGACATAGTAAACGTGTATTTAAGTATGCAGTAGACTTCAGCAACAAGTTACAGCTAAATGAAACGGAACGAAAAACACTTATCTTAGGGGCTTTGATTCATGATATTGGTAAGCTAGAAATTCCGCGCGATATCATTAATAAAACAAGCAAACTCGACTCTCATGAATGGGAAATCATGAAAAAACATGTAACTTGGGGTAAAGAAATTATTTCAACCAATAAAAAGCTGATTGATCTTATTCCATTAGTAGAACTTCATCACGAGCGCTTTGATGGCAAGGGCTATCCGTACGGTCTTCAAGGAGATGCCATTCCGAAGCTGGCACGTATTTTATGTATTATTGATTCCTTTGATGCGATGACGACGGAAAGACCGTATCAAGCTACGAAAACCTTCGCAGAAGCAATTGTAGAACTTCGCGCTTGTGCAGATAAACAGTTTGATGGCCGCTATGTTGAGCCATTTATTGAGATGATTGAAGAAAAGTATATGAGCCTACAAGACAATGATTGCATAGGTACGGTAGTACACTAA
- a CDS encoding DUF5317 domain-containing protein, producing the protein MVFDGILLSIIIGFLRKGSLKGLADFHVKHGWIFPVLLLIEVLVFILQDKILFVKTLSNYIYILVYIVGLFFLYINRHHRGFTIILIGVLLNFIVIAANGGRMPVSIEAATVLDPVFVDMLKNGDLYAKHQALTSTTNFGFLGDIIPITDPYPKSQVISIGDVIMNIGIFIFIQWLMVTSRRTPSFKGGETA; encoded by the coding sequence ATGGTTTTTGACGGAATTTTACTATCTATCATCATTGGCTTTTTGCGAAAGGGCAGTCTCAAAGGATTAGCTGACTTCCATGTAAAGCATGGCTGGATCTTCCCTGTGTTACTACTGATTGAAGTGCTCGTTTTTATACTGCAGGATAAGATTTTGTTCGTTAAAACGCTCAGTAACTACATCTATATTCTCGTTTATATTGTCGGATTATTTTTCTTATACATAAACCGTCATCATCGAGGATTCACAATCATTTTAATAGGTGTCCTCTTAAACTTTATTGTCATCGCCGCAAATGGTGGTCGCATGCCTGTCTCAATAGAAGCTGCCACTGTGCTAGACCCAGTATTTGTTGATATGTTAAAAAACGGCGATTTGTACGCTAAGCATCAAGCGCTTACATCTACCACAAACTTTGGATTTTTAGGAGATATTATTCCTATCACCGATCCTTATCCGAAATCACAGGTAATTAGCATTGGTGATGTCATTATGAATATTGGTATCTTCATTTTCATCCAATGGCTCATGGTCACCAGCAGACGTACACCTTCTTTTAAAGGAGGTGAAACAGCATGA
- the purE gene encoding 5-(carboxyamino)imidazole ribonucleotide mutase has translation MPTVGVIMGSTSDWETMKHACDILEELNISYEKQVVSAHRTPDYMFQYAETARERGLKIIIAGAGGAAHLPGMVAAKTTLPVIGVPVQSKALNGLDSLLSIVQMPGGVPVATVAIGKAGATNAGLLAAQILGAFDERIYAALEERRKETEKTVLQGELV, from the coding sequence ATGCCGACAGTTGGAGTTATTATGGGAAGCACTTCTGATTGGGAGACGATGAAGCATGCTTGCGACATACTAGAAGAACTTAATATTTCTTACGAAAAACAAGTTGTTTCGGCTCATCGTACACCGGATTATATGTTTCAATATGCGGAAACTGCGCGTGAACGAGGATTAAAGATAATTATTGCTGGTGCGGGAGGCGCTGCTCATTTGCCAGGGATGGTAGCTGCGAAGACAACGTTACCTGTCATTGGTGTACCGGTGCAATCAAAGGCTTTAAACGGTTTGGATTCACTTTTGTCCATCGTACAAATGCCGGGGGGTGTACCTGTCGCAACGGTGGCGATCGGCAAAGCGGGTGCAACCAATGCAGGGTTACTTGCGGCACAGATATTGGGAGCGTTTGATGAAAGAATCTATGCAGCTTTAGAAGAAAGACGAAAAGAGACAGAAAAAACGGTATTGCAAGGTGAACTAGTATGA
- the purK gene encoding 5-(carboxyamino)imidazole ribonucleotide synthase codes for MKMILPGQTIGIIGGGQLGRMMAIAAKEMGYKIAVLDPTPNSPCAQVADIEIVAPYNDIHAIQELASISDVITYEFENIDYEALRWLEQEAYLPQGSEVLRLTQNRYTEKNAVMRSHIPVAAFRLICTEQDLLQGVADFSYPCVLKTTTGGYDGKGQVVLKSEADLPHAKALLMKNECILEDWIPFEKEISVIVVRSVSGETKVFPVAENIHINNILHKTIVPARIPTELQEQAVCYAETLANDLNLVGTLAVEMFVTKDQLYVNELAPRPHNSGHYTMDACETSQFQQHVRAVCGWPLGETTLTKNVVMVNILGEHIEGVLSNVNQFAHCKLHLYGKAEAKHKRKMGHLNILCDIDTALQKVQMLEIWNREELEVTE; via the coding sequence ATGAAAATGATTTTACCAGGTCAAACAATTGGGATTATTGGCGGCGGTCAATTGGGAAGAATGATGGCAATTGCCGCAAAAGAGATGGGATATAAGATTGCGGTGCTCGATCCGACGCCAAATTCCCCATGTGCACAGGTTGCCGATATAGAGATTGTCGCACCTTACAATGATATACATGCCATTCAGGAGCTTGCATCAATCAGCGACGTAATCACATACGAATTTGAAAACATTGATTATGAAGCATTACGTTGGTTAGAGCAGGAAGCATACTTACCACAAGGTAGTGAAGTGCTACGTCTGACGCAAAACCGCTATACAGAGAAAAATGCAGTTATGCGCTCTCACATTCCAGTCGCAGCTTTTCGCTTGATCTGCACGGAGCAAGACTTGCTTCAGGGTGTTGCTGATTTCTCTTACCCTTGTGTATTAAAAACAACAACCGGTGGATATGACGGAAAAGGGCAAGTGGTGTTAAAAAGCGAAGCGGATTTACCGCATGCAAAAGCATTGCTGATGAAAAATGAATGTATTTTAGAAGACTGGATTCCGTTTGAAAAAGAAATTTCGGTAATCGTTGTTCGCAGTGTAAGTGGCGAAACAAAGGTGTTTCCAGTAGCTGAAAATATTCATATTAATAATATCCTGCATAAAACCATTGTGCCTGCACGTATTCCGACAGAGCTACAGGAACAAGCAGTTTGTTATGCAGAAACATTGGCCAACGATTTGAACCTAGTCGGAACGTTGGCAGTTGAAATGTTTGTAACCAAAGATCAATTATATGTCAATGAACTGGCACCAAGACCGCACAACTCTGGTCATTATACAATGGATGCTTGCGAGACAAGTCAGTTTCAGCAGCATGTTCGTGCCGTATGCGGTTGGCCTCTTGGAGAAACAACTTTAACGAAAAATGTTGTCATGGTTAATATTTTAGGAGAACATATAGAAGGGGTTCTAAGCAATGTAAATCAATTTGCACATTGCAAGCTGCATTTGTACGGTAAAGCGGAAGCAAAGCACAAGAGAAAAATGGGGCACCTCAATATTTTGTGCGACATTGATACGGCTTTGCAGAAGGTACAAATGCTCGAGATATGGAACCGTGAAGAATTGGAGGTTACGGAATGA
- the purB gene encoding adenylosuccinate lyase — MINRYTRPEMGAIWTEENKFQAWLEVEILACEAWAELGDIPKEDVKKLRAHASFDINRIYEIEEETRHDVVAFTRAVSETLGEERKWVHYGLTSTDVVDTALSYLLKQANDILYKDLNNFIEILKNKAQEHKYTVMMGRTHGVHAEPTTFGLKLGLWYEEMKRNLERFKHAADSVRVGKISGAVGTYANIDPFVEKYVCENLGLEAAKISTQTLQRDRHAHYMSTLALIATSIEKMAVEIRGLQKSETREVEEFFAKGQKGSSAMPHKRNPIGSENMTGLARVIRGYMMTAYENVPLWHERDISHSSAERIILPDATIALNYMLNRFGNIVKNLTVFPENMKRNMERTYGLIYSQRVMLSLIDKGMVREEAYDIVQPKAMEAWETQVPFKTLVEGDERITNKLTPEEIDECFDYSYHLQHVDTIFTRLGLD; from the coding sequence ATGATTAATCGTTACACACGCCCAGAAATGGGTGCAATTTGGACGGAAGAAAATAAGTTTCAAGCATGGCTCGAGGTAGAAATCCTTGCATGTGAAGCATGGGCTGAGCTTGGCGATATTCCTAAGGAAGATGTAAAAAAGCTCCGTGCGCATGCTTCGTTTGACATCAACCGTATTTATGAAATCGAAGAAGAAACACGTCATGATGTAGTAGCATTTACAAGAGCCGTTTCCGAAACACTTGGTGAAGAACGTAAGTGGGTACATTACGGTTTAACATCAACAGATGTGGTGGACACAGCGTTATCTTATTTGTTGAAGCAAGCAAACGATATCTTATATAAAGATTTGAACAACTTCATTGAAATCTTGAAGAACAAAGCCCAAGAGCATAAATACACAGTGATGATGGGACGTACGCACGGTGTACATGCGGAGCCGACTACTTTTGGTTTGAAGCTGGGTCTTTGGTACGAAGAAATGAAGCGTAACCTGGAGCGCTTTAAGCATGCGGCTGACAGTGTACGTGTTGGCAAGATTTCTGGTGCAGTTGGTACATATGCCAATATTGATCCGTTTGTTGAGAAATATGTGTGTGAAAATTTAGGGCTTGAGGCTGCAAAAATCTCCACACAAACATTGCAGCGTGATCGTCATGCCCACTATATGTCTACCCTTGCGCTAATTGCAACCTCTATTGAAAAGATGGCTGTAGAAATTCGCGGTCTGCAAAAGAGCGAAACACGTGAAGTGGAGGAGTTCTTTGCAAAAGGTCAAAAAGGCTCTTCTGCGATGCCGCATAAACGTAACCCGATTGGTTCTGAAAATATGACAGGTCTAGCACGTGTCATTCGAGGTTACATGATGACAGCTTATGAAAATGTTCCACTATGGCATGAGCGCGATATCTCCCACTCTTCTGCGGAGCGCATCATCTTACCAGATGCAACAATTGCTTTGAATTACATGTTGAATCGCTTCGGCAATATCGTGAAAAACCTGACGGTGTTCCCTGAGAACATGAAGCGCAATATGGAGAGAACATACGGTTTAATTTACTCACAGCGCGTTATGCTTTCTCTTATTGATAAAGGCATGGTTCGCGAAGAAGCTTACGATATTGTACAGCCGAAGGCAATGGAAGCTTGGGAAACGCAAGTTCCTTTCAAAACATTGGTAGAAGGCGATGAGCGTATCACTAATAAGCTCACACCAGAGGAAATTGATGAGTGTTTTGACTATTCGTATCACTTGCAGCATGTGGATACAATCTTTACACGACTTGGCTTGGATTGA
- the purC gene encoding phosphoribosylaminoimidazolesuccinocarboxamide synthase, with product MEKLDLLYEGKAKRIYRTEQENVVWVAYKDSATAFNGEKKATITGKGRLNNEITSLLFMKLKEAGINSHFVQKISDTEQLVRKVSIIPLEVVVRNIVAGSLSKRLGMEEGTLLPEPIVEFYYKNDDLGDPLITEDHIRILQIATPMQLQELRDRALQINDVLTAHFEGCGVRLVDFKLEFGVTDEGEILLADEISPDTCRLWDANSNEKFDKDVFRRDLGNLTDAYEEILKRLGGISHV from the coding sequence ATGGAGAAACTGGATCTGCTGTATGAAGGAAAAGCAAAAAGAATCTATCGCACAGAGCAAGAGAATGTGGTATGGGTGGCATATAAAGACAGCGCAACTGCCTTCAATGGTGAAAAAAAGGCTACAATTACAGGCAAAGGCCGATTAAATAATGAGATTACAAGTCTATTATTTATGAAGCTGAAGGAAGCCGGTATCAACAGTCACTTTGTACAAAAAATCTCCGATACAGAGCAGCTTGTACGCAAAGTGAGCATCATCCCGCTTGAAGTAGTTGTTCGCAATATCGTGGCTGGCAGCTTATCCAAGCGTTTAGGTATGGAAGAAGGCACGCTGCTTCCAGAGCCAATTGTAGAATTTTATTACAAGAATGATGATTTAGGAGATCCGCTTATAACAGAAGATCATATCCGAATCCTGCAAATTGCGACACCTATGCAGCTGCAGGAGCTTCGAGACCGTGCTCTGCAAATCAACGACGTTTTGACAGCGCATTTTGAGGGCTGTGGTGTAAGATTGGTAGATTTTAAGCTTGAATTTGGGGTTACTGACGAAGGAGAAATCCTGCTTGCAGATGAGATTTCACCAGATACTTGCCGCCTTTGGGATGCAAACAGCAATGAGAAATTTGATAAGGACGTATTTCGTCGCGATCTTGGCAATTTAACCGATGCTTATGAAGAAATATTAAAACGATTAGGGGGAATTTCACATGTTTAA
- the purS gene encoding phosphoribosylformylglycinamidine synthase subunit PurS, which produces MFKVKVFVTLRESVLDPQGVAVKGALHSLSFTEVQDVRIGKYMELTIDRTVSDLDAMVKEMCEKLLANVVIEDYRYEVEEVVAQ; this is translated from the coding sequence ATGTTTAAAGTAAAAGTATTTGTCACATTAAGAGAGAGCGTTTTAGATCCACAAGGAGTAGCTGTTAAGGGCGCACTTCACAGCCTTTCTTTTACAGAGGTGCAGGATGTTCGTATCGGCAAATACATGGAGCTTACCATTGACCGTACTGTATCTGATCTTGATGCAATGGTAAAAGAAATGTGTGAAAAGTTACTTGCGAATGTAGTAATTGAAGACTATCGCTACGAGGTTGAGGAGGTAGTTGCGCAGTGA